Sequence from the Polypterus senegalus isolate Bchr_013 chromosome 3, ASM1683550v1, whole genome shotgun sequence genome:
GCTATGTACCTCTCAGGTATCTGCAACTCCTGGGGAAGTCCCTTTAGCTCACCTTGCTGGTGACTCAACActcaaagtaaaatataaaaaaactccCAACGCGATGTCCCGGAGATCACTAGCATCCTCTGCTCCACAACAAAGTAACGAGATAAACAAACAAGCAAAGGAGCCACAATGCCTGGAGCTCATCTTGCCGTTTTGTGTGTGCTGCTGCTAGCGTTGCGAAATGCCTGCGGGAGTCCGCTTCCCGACTGGAACCACTGCCGCGAGTCTTCGAGGAACTTAAACGATATCGTTAACAGTATGATCGCCCAGGTAATCACAGATGGGAACTTCGGTCGAGAAACTTTCGCTCTTTCGCACAAATATGAAATTGTTATATATTCTCTTTATGGTTAGGATTTTGTTTTAAGATTTAACCCATTCGgaatagaaaacaaaatccaaCTGTAATAAATCAATTTAGAGTACCTTAATTCATTGTGTATCGTTCATGGTAAAACGCGCTATTTAATCATAATTTATGGGTCGGtaaaaatgaaactgaacaaaacagatATATAAAGCATATCTAGCTGTTGAGGTTAAAAAATTCATATCATTAGATTTCGAAGCGTTCTTAAAGACACCTCGATGTTGTTTTGGCATGCGACGTTCATGGGAATGATACAAtgtgtaaaatatacaaatgtcaGACCGTGCAAATGCCGGCTCAAACTAATTAGAAAGATAAcggtaaaatgttttatttataaaggctTAGAAACACTATGAATTAGGTCAACTTTTGTGGAGACCCGtttcacatttctttcttttttccagatgcaGGATGTTAAAGTAAAGGTTATCATGATGGATGGTGTTCCTTATATCGAATCTGCAGACAGGTGTGATCCTGCTGGCCTTCGATCGAACTCTAAGGTAAGTGTACGATGGCAGGCGAATTTTCCTTTACAGTACtgacaaaaatccagaaaacgCTAAATTTGATCGTGTTTATTCTTGTTCAGTTTCTAAATTTTGTACTAGAAATATGCCTCTGGCCATGCAAAATGCTTAAGGCAGCTTAAGGTAAACCGTTTCGCGGCTCTTAAAATGCTTTGCCTCTGACTGTGCTATTTTAGGTCAAACCCCTTTTAGCTCCATTTACTAAATCCCTGGGCAATTAAGATGATAGACAATTAGTCACAAGTCACTCAATACGACTCGTTAAAAAAAACAGTGTGGTGGATTAGTAAAGGTGGGGTTCTGAGGGTGAtggttttaaaatcttttttaataataataataatttgaatgttctttttaaGCCTTTATATGCAGGATTCATATGTAAGTTTCTGtcaatggcattttcatttgatagccacgATTTAGCCAGCTCTCTGATTTACCCTGAATCTTGCTTGCACcgtgtcccagttaaacgtgtgtCTGGTTGAATTGGTATATCAGAGACCTTGTGTCCTTCCTTCTGACAAATTTGTAATGTTCTTATAcgtctccctttgtggatttctatgcaaaccgtatcagagaccttctctctctctctcaatatatATTTCAtcctattgtaaaaaaaaataaataaataaaattactgtgATATTCCTAATAATCATCAGAGGCAAACGTAGCTATGCtgctcgatagatagatagatagatagatagatagatagatagatagatagatagatagatagatttatataatgtatatatgtaagCGTACTGAGAGTTGTTCGCTACAAAAAAGTCATATTCAAGTAAATTGTGATTTCTGTCGTTTGGCATCGAGTATACTCACTGTATTAAAAATTGACATCTCGCGGTTTCTCAGCTTCAGCGTACACATATTATAAGTCATCCCTCTCAATGTGGCATTACGATAAAATCATTCATGTCTATGTCACATTCTTGAGTAAATCCTCAACCTTGATGTTAAATATAAACGTCTGCTTTATAGCGctagtataaataaaatattatttttgaataatttctTGAAtggaatgtttaattttttgctgCATCCAATAAATTAATTGATCAGACAGTTACACATGTGTTTTtcccccccctctctctctctctctctctcatatatatatatatatatatatatatatatatatatatatatatatatatatatatatatatatatatatatatatatatatatatatatatatatatatgcagctggagatccacaaaaggaaaaaatgaatcacgtatcataaagtagtttttattcctgaactttcagcccctgccaggggccttcatcagaacataatgcttagacttacaaaaaTCAAAGGCATTATATAGCAAAAATGACGTGGAGGTATTATAATAGCCAGCTTTCGATGAAAGTTCGTTGAAAGAAGACATTCTTTCATTCTTTATCTTAAACGTCAGCACGACAAATCTTGATCAGAGATTCGGGGAGCGCTATTTTATTATGCCTTAGTTGGACGTgtttgggactttttttttttgtttgtttaaattaatgtaaGACGACAATGAGAAGGTGCACAATATAcaacaaaacatataaaaaatcgTGCCAgtccaataaaattaatgttagtggAGTCTGTCGAGAATGCCATTTTTACTGGTTCAGGATGCTGCAGCGTTTATCAACGTCAGAGGCTGCGATTTTATGCAACCCTTTAACACCGGTCAGTACGGTcggaaattatttttaaatgatcataTCCCGttctattttgttcttttttcgtACGTTTAAGGAGGTTTTGTGATCCATGGTTTTGAGTTTAAGTATTTCTTGAACGGttcaaactttcattttttaagaCCAGCACATTGTGTATGTGTATTTGCTTGTTTGGAAGTAGTGGTCATTATAGTAGGAGATACTGACATTTCCATGAAGGTGGTGCAATTGTCAGCCATAGGCTTTTCTGTTatttacataagaacataagaaatttgacaaacgagtgGAGGCCAATCAGCCCGTCAGGgtcgtttaacactagaattaccagagcctacaaaaaaactcgtagatccgtctcaccttaaatcgcttctcatctcatcgtcagcgtcttttgtcctttaaatgtgttgataagcagcaagcagtctgctatcacatcccccaccggcacacagttttctcagctcaagtctgtttacctgcgcgtcagttgcttggagttgtatagagtgagaagtcaagcaaaatcacaccttttataaatactatgtcatttaatgtgtgttccgtatctacagcgatctactgtatgtacacacatcgttaaaaaagaaatgtttttcatgttttagtaataattgacaaaatgtagacatgaagtttataatgtgtgaaacctgaagtccgaATATCAcattaaacactttcacaaaaggtacaaatataacagaacaagtgcacttttattcaaaaatataactgcagaaaaacaacacgcgttagggtgcgacattgacatgcatttattacgactgcttcggtggcgcaacggtatcagctgttgactggttaTCGAAGCTTTACGGGTTCGATTCTGGATGAGTctattttgagaagtgaactgctcttatttttagtattttagaataaaaacatacatttgacttcagtctgtaacagccggtgtaaatgtacgTTACTCTTAATAGCAAAGAGCTAACTTTCCCAATTTCGCAAAGGCTTCcgtttcaactacatgtctcggtCGTTTGTTTCAGATTTTCACAACTGAAATGCTTATAGCTTCCGTCCTAAATGTATTTTCCCCCGTGACAGAAGCAACAGTAAAATCAGTAATATAATGAACATAAACATTGTTGCAAAAGGGAGTATTGTAACAACAACGATGAACAATTATTTTTATGGAAAGTAAAATTAACGATTAAAAGGTTTATAGTATATAGTTTTCTGGTATATGACAAGTAATGACATATATACCTACGGAATACCTGACATTGTGTTCCTTAGTGAGACGTTACAATTATAATGCACATTCGCAAACGCATGGTTGACCGTCTTGTACTCTCATTTcatttccagctctgtctctcgaAGATTTCAGCAATTTTGCAGACATACATTGGCTTGTTTGAGAAGATGGGCGGTTCCTGTGACTGGGATAATAGTGACCTTAAAGAAGAAATGTTATACCTGCAGAAGCATTTGAAGGTAGGTTGTTAAACCGTGATTGTAAATGCTGGTAATCAAGTGAGGTTAAATGTGGCTGCAGGATTCAATTAGATGATAGACTGCTATCTTCATTTTATGAGTCCTTAATTTTTACTGTACCAGATTTTTCGACTTCGCCATTTCAAGAAAGTACCGAAGTGGCTGTATCTGTTTGAATCTGATGCATGGTTGTTAGAATACCTAATTTTAACATAATAGTCCAGGCTCACAGGGAGCCCAAGCCTATccaggcagcactgggcacaggcAGGAAAGAGCCCTGAACAAAGCGCCAGATAATCACTTATACAGTCAGTTTGGACTCGCCATTAAACATGAACTATGCCATTGTGGACGTAGGAGGACAATACACATAAACACAACAAGAACTTGCAAGCTCCTCATAACTTTAGGACCTGGTGTTTATTTAATGAAGCGGCGAAGCTAACCACAGCGTTTACAGTCTTTTTAGCCGCCAGACATATTTGCCAaccaacaataatacaaaaagcaAATGATGTACTAATGTGAGTTAAAACACACGGCGCAATGCGCATTTACCAGTGTCGCTAATTTTCCATGCCTTCATTCAAATCTACACATTATAATATTATGACCGAGTCATAGTGGGCTACTAGTACATTTTGCTCCTGTATCCTTCTTAAACCAGTTTTAAACACCTCAGAAATCCACTGCTTTGATTAATTATTTATGAACACATACATTTTGATGGGGTTGATGACATACGGTGGGCGCAGATGGTAGCGATTGCTATTCGCTGTTGCCTCCCATCTCGTGAACAGGCAGTTTCACTGTCAAGCCTGAGACCGTCCCTGCTTTGCGTGCCAGCTCCTCAGAAAAGTGCTAACTACTGACTATGGTCTCACGCCACCCTGTATTGAAGAAGCGAACtcgattttttaaaatgaacactagAAAACATTCTAGTTCGATTTTGAAAAAGAATTTAAAGTGAATGTTCACCGTCCTTTATTGTATTATAAACAAATATAACCTATAAACAGCTTACGTTAATTTTcgtaattttaaaatatcttcgttAAGAGTTTGTAtggttatcttcttcttctttctcatcGGTAAAGAAATGACAGTCTATATAGTATCGCCTGTTATTACAGTAAAAGCACTTGGCAGGAACATTTACTGAAAATCCTTCACCTCACCCATTTGTCATAGTCATCCATGTTTTGCCAAACGATTAATCGACAGTTTATCTTTCGCTTGAAGTCAACTGATGTGGTCACAAGGAATGAATGGAAAACGACTGGACTAATCATCTGACTGTCCCGTTGTTTCCTTATCATTACATTCACCAAAAACTCCCTCGCTAACTCGTGCTTTATTTTACGTAAAAGGCAGATTGTTGTGTATTTATTACCCAACTGAAATACGTTATAAAGTATTGTGAAAAATTCTCTAAggattgttttatttgtgttgcCTTTTAATGTACCGTTGTGCAGTGTCGAAAGTTCCGCTGCGAGGCGctatgtaaaataaacaagtattggCTGAAAGTCTTACTTCCAGCTGGGCTTTGAGTCCTTATAGGCTCTTTATCTGTTTTTGCATTTACTAGTTGTACACGTGGACttatcacttttaaaaataaaggtgccatcGGATAATTTCTGTGTATGTTTTAAGTTTCTTTGAGTTTAAGTTACTTCAAAAAGCGCTTAAGGCTGGTTGTTGCTTGGTATTTCGGTATGCAGGTGGACAACAGTACGTGTTGGCATTTtcaacactaaaatgaagcttacGCTTGATCATGCGTACCTTACCGGTCTGAACAGTTGTTCGTTTGAATAGCAGTTGATCATAGCAGTTAGTGCTCATAAGagatgacagatttttttttttaagataaaatgaaggTCTGGGAAACAATGATCTGGTCTGGACCAGAAAACATACTAGTGGTGTTTTcagaaacaaacaacaacaattaGGGGTTCTCAAACTTAAAGAGTAAGTCATTTACAATTAAGGTAAAATATATCTTTGGCATTAAGAATAACTTGTAACTAATTAAGAAAGTAGCTTGAACGAAAACCCGCAGCCACGTGGGCCCTCGaagatctgagtttgacacctgtgaatTATAAGTAGAATGTTGATCTTTTTATGATCAACCACATCTCATCTCAGACTCAACCTTAACAATTCATTTAAGGTTTACCGCAAACGTTTGTCATATAATATggataaaacacaatataaaacgTTACTACAAATAGCATAACCATAAAAACGATAAAGCTATTTAGTTTATAACTTTTTCCCCCCATTTGGACGGTTTTCTTTGAAACACAATCCAGATTGAACAGAAAGACGTACTGCGAGATGAACGCTGAAATCCAGGTAGACAAAGAAATTGCTATTCCATAGTGGTTCACGTGATAATGTATATAAAAGATACAGAGGTTGATATCATTGATGATATTCCAATTTTGATGATGCTTGAGTTTTAAGGGGCACTTATCAAACCGTTCATCGCATGGCCTGATGGGAACTGTAGTACCCATGTCGGCATTGGCGCAAAATTGTGGATAAAATGAATACATGGGGACCTGGGGGTTTTACATTGATATATAACAagtgtaaatcaaaaagtaaacacagttttaaaaattacGCAGCGGATAGGAGCTGCCAGTGGCATATGGGTAGTTCGAACATGTTGGGCAGCGCGTTGTCATTTCAATTCTAGTTAAAGCCAAAGTGAAATGAACGTGGATGCTCCGCTTGTTGAACAACAGTGTGCAGTGATATTTCTTTGGGAAGTGGGAGTGAAACGTACttaaattcaccaaaggatgttggcacATTATCGAAGTGAAATAGCATGACTCAACAAAatgtttatgaatgggtagaatggtttaaagtgggaagaacaaGTATAACCGTCGAAGCTCAGTCTGGGTGAACATCATCATCACGCACACAAGCCCACAATCGGCATGACAAATGCACTCTTCAGAGAAAACGTTGAATCTACACATGCCacagtgcatga
This genomic interval carries:
- the LOC120526780 gene encoding interleukin-23 subunit alpha-like codes for the protein MIAQMQDVKVKVIMMDGVPYIESADRCDPAGLRSNSKLCLSKISAILQTYIGLFEKMGGSCDWDNSDLKEEMLYLQKHLKARGINESGKKMGAVQAWMCHSLPQALLQRLTSFSSIVARVFAPGDPAKHTEDDNSFLGCGLQ